In Hamadaea flava, a genomic segment contains:
- a CDS encoding peptidoglycan-binding domain-containing protein: protein MGNRTKRVLLAVTSAVAIAASLTIAVPAQANTSEGFIAGAGVLRDDWGDEGTISSSSHRFSGATLLWQWILWADGTKETDGTAYDVADVDCDFGPNTTQTTKNWQRDHNLSADGVVGTNTFAKANTFLTAPYGEGEWSVWYTGKVHTVYLMRRLGASTYTNAYVILNQTGGQGSWYATYNSAPDYC from the coding sequence ATGGGGAATCGTACAAAACGCGTCCTGCTGGCCGTCACCTCGGCGGTGGCCATCGCCGCCAGCCTGACGATCGCGGTGCCCGCGCAGGCCAACACCTCGGAAGGCTTCATCGCCGGCGCGGGGGTGCTGCGCGACGACTGGGGCGACGAGGGCACCATCTCGTCCAGCTCGCATCGTTTCAGTGGGGCGACGCTGCTCTGGCAGTGGATTCTCTGGGCCGACGGCACGAAGGAGACCGACGGCACGGCGTATGACGTAGCCGACGTCGACTGCGATTTCGGGCCGAACACGACCCAGACCACCAAGAACTGGCAGCGCGACCACAACCTGTCCGCAGACGGCGTCGTCGGAACCAACACCTTCGCCAAGGCCAACACGTTCCTGACGGCCCCGTACGGCGAAGGCGAGTGGAGCGTCTGGTACACCGGCAAGGTTCACACGGTGTATCTGATGCGTCGCCTTGGCGCGTCCACCTACACGAACGCGTACGTGATCCTGAATCAGACCGGCGGCCAGGGTTCCTGGTACGCCACGTACAACTCGGCCCCCGACTACTGCTGA
- a CDS encoding ATP-binding cassette domain-containing protein, translated as MHAADSHDLIRVHGARENNLKDVSIEIPKRRLTVFTGVSGSGKSSLVFDTIAAESQRMINETYSAFVQGFMPTLSRPEVDVLDGLTTAIIVDQERMGANVRSTVGTATDANAMLRILFSRLGVPHIGSPNAYSFNVPSVSGTGAITVERGEGKTETFSRTSTGGMCPRCEGMGSVSDFDLTALYDEAKSLNEGALTIPGYSMDGWYGRIYRGSGFFDPDKPIKKFTQKELHDLLHKEPTKIKVDGINLTYEGLIPKIQKSFLSKDVDALQPHIRAFVERAVTFTTCPECEGTRLAAPARSSKVAGINIAEACAMQISDLSDWVRGLDEPSVAPLLTALQQTLDSFVEIGLGYLSLDRPSGTLSGGEAQRTKMIRHLGSSLTDVTYVFDEPTIGLHPHDIQRMNGLLRRLRDKGNTVLVVEHKPEAIAIADHVVDLGPGAGSAGGEVMFEGTVEGLRGSGTLTGRHLDDRASLKAKVRKPSGKLEIRGAGTHNLRDVDVDIPLGVLVVVTGVAGSGKSSLIHGSVSKLDGVVSVDQAGIRGSRRSNPATYTGLLDPIRKAFAKANGVKPALFSANSEGACPACNGAGVIYTDLGIMAQVSTVCEECEGKRFQAAVLEYRLGGRDISEVLAMPVTEAEEFFGSGDARTPAAHAILDRLADVGLGYLSLGQPLTTLSGGERQRLKLAVHMAEKGGVYVLDEPTNGLHLADVEHLLGLLDRLVDSGKSVIVIEHHQAVMAHADWIIDLGPGAGHDGGQVVFEGTPADLVKKPATLTGEHLAAYVKG; from the coding sequence ATGCACGCTGCCGACAGCCATGACTTGATCCGTGTGCACGGGGCACGCGAGAACAATCTCAAGGACGTCAGCATCGAGATCCCCAAACGCCGGTTGACCGTGTTCACGGGCGTGTCCGGCTCGGGCAAGAGTTCGCTGGTGTTCGACACGATCGCCGCCGAGTCACAGCGGATGATCAACGAGACCTACAGCGCCTTCGTCCAGGGCTTCATGCCGACGCTGTCCCGGCCGGAGGTGGACGTCCTCGACGGGCTGACCACGGCCATCATCGTCGACCAGGAGCGGATGGGCGCCAACGTCCGCTCGACGGTCGGCACCGCGACCGACGCCAACGCGATGCTGCGCATCCTGTTCAGCCGGCTCGGCGTACCGCACATCGGCTCGCCGAACGCGTACTCGTTCAACGTCCCCTCGGTCAGCGGCACCGGTGCGATCACCGTCGAGCGCGGCGAGGGCAAGACCGAGACGTTCTCCCGGACCAGCACCGGCGGCATGTGCCCACGGTGTGAGGGCATGGGCTCGGTCAGCGACTTCGACCTGACGGCGCTCTACGACGAGGCGAAGTCGCTCAACGAGGGCGCGCTGACCATCCCCGGCTACAGCATGGACGGGTGGTACGGACGGATCTACCGCGGTTCCGGCTTCTTCGACCCGGACAAGCCGATCAAGAAGTTCACCCAGAAGGAGCTGCACGACCTGCTCCACAAGGAGCCGACGAAGATCAAGGTCGACGGCATCAACCTCACCTACGAGGGCCTGATCCCGAAGATCCAGAAGTCGTTCCTCTCCAAGGACGTCGACGCCCTGCAGCCGCACATCCGAGCCTTCGTCGAGCGGGCCGTCACCTTCACGACCTGCCCGGAGTGCGAGGGGACCCGCCTGGCCGCCCCGGCCCGGTCGTCGAAGGTCGCGGGCATCAACATCGCCGAGGCTTGCGCGATGCAGATCAGCGACCTCTCCGACTGGGTACGCGGTCTCGACGAGCCCTCGGTCGCTCCCCTGCTGACGGCGTTGCAGCAGACGCTGGACTCGTTCGTGGAGATCGGGCTCGGTTATCTCTCCCTGGACCGGCCGTCCGGCACGCTGTCGGGCGGCGAGGCGCAGCGGACGAAGATGATCCGGCACCTCGGTTCGTCGCTCACCGACGTCACCTACGTCTTCGACGAGCCCACCATCGGCCTGCACCCGCACGACATCCAGCGGATGAATGGCCTGCTCCGGCGGTTGCGCGACAAGGGCAACACGGTGCTGGTCGTGGAGCACAAGCCGGAGGCGATCGCGATCGCCGACCACGTCGTCGACCTCGGTCCCGGCGCCGGCTCGGCCGGTGGCGAGGTGATGTTCGAGGGCACGGTCGAAGGTCTGCGTGGCAGCGGGACGCTGACCGGCCGGCACCTCGACGACCGGGCCTCGCTGAAGGCCAAGGTACGCAAGCCGTCCGGCAAGCTGGAGATCCGCGGCGCCGGTACGCACAACCTCCGGGACGTGGACGTCGACATCCCGTTGGGCGTACTCGTCGTGGTGACCGGCGTGGCGGGTTCGGGGAAGAGTTCCCTGATCCACGGTTCGGTGTCCAAACTCGATGGTGTGGTGAGCGTCGATCAGGCCGGCATCCGGGGCTCGCGGCGCAGCAATCCCGCGACCTACACCGGCCTGCTCGACCCGATCCGCAAGGCGTTCGCCAAAGCCAACGGCGTCAAGCCCGCCCTGTTCAGCGCCAACTCCGAAGGCGCCTGCCCGGCCTGCAACGGCGCCGGGGTCATCTACACCGACCTCGGCATCATGGCTCAGGTCTCGACGGTCTGCGAGGAGTGCGAGGGCAAGCGGTTCCAGGCCGCGGTCCTCGAATACCGCCTCGGCGGGCGCGACATCAGCGAGGTGCTGGCGATGCCGGTGACCGAGGCCGAGGAGTTCTTCGGCTCCGGCGACGCGCGTACGCCGGCGGCGCACGCGATCCTCGACCGGCTCGCCGACGTCGGACTCGGCTACCTCAGCCTGGGCCAACCGTTGACCACCCTGTCCGGCGGCGAACGGCAGCGCCTCAAGCTCGCGGTGCACATGGCCGAGAAGGGCGGCGTCTACGTGCTCGACGAGCCGACCAACGGTTTGCACCTCGCCGACGTGGAGCACCTGCTCGGGCTGCTCGACCGGCTGGTGGACTCCGGCAAGTCGGTGATCGTCATCGAGCACCACCAGGCCGTGATGGCCCACGCCGACTGGATCATCGACCTCGGCCCGGGAGCGGGGCACGACGGCGGCCAGGTCGTCTTCGAGGGCACTCCCGCCGACCTCGTCAAGAAGCCCGCGACCCTGACCGGCGAGCACCTCGCCGCGTACGTCAAGGGCTGA
- a CDS encoding multidrug effflux MFS transporter yields the protein MRVRPGLLLTVLGGLSAVGAFSFDMYLPAFPAIAEALSVTPPQVQLTLTAALVGMGVGQLLGGPISDRFGRRGPVLVGMVVFAITSALIAFAPSIPILVALRLLQGIGGGFGTAISRAVVRDLYSGAEASRYLSRILLVFGVAPVVAPTVGAAVLRFTTWRGIFVLLAAYGVLLGVAILRFLPETLPATARRTGGLTTVLRGFGRLAGDRRYLGYSLAGGLSFAGLFAYLSGSSFVLQDVFGVSPQVYGLIFGLNAIALVTAGQLSARIVGRRTPRALLFTALVIGLGATAVLLAGAETGSLPLVMATLFLFIGSLGVVFPNSTALALDQHPEMAGTAAAFMGATQSAISAVAGPLVAALGAASGVPMAAVMLAFAFASLVVVSLLTRDQLRPVAA from the coding sequence GTGCGTGTGCGACCTGGCCTGCTCTTGACCGTCCTAGGTGGATTGAGTGCGGTCGGAGCGTTCTCGTTCGACATGTACCTGCCGGCCTTCCCCGCGATCGCCGAGGCCCTCAGCGTGACGCCGCCCCAGGTGCAGCTCACGCTGACCGCGGCGCTGGTGGGCATGGGGGTCGGGCAGCTGCTGGGCGGGCCGATCTCGGACCGGTTCGGCCGCCGCGGCCCGGTACTCGTCGGCATGGTCGTGTTCGCGATCACCTCGGCGCTCATCGCGTTCGCCCCCAGCATTCCGATCCTGGTGGCGTTGCGGCTGCTCCAAGGCATCGGCGGCGGGTTCGGCACGGCGATCTCGCGGGCGGTCGTCCGGGACCTGTACTCGGGCGCTGAGGCCTCCCGCTACCTGTCGCGCATCCTGCTCGTGTTCGGCGTCGCACCGGTCGTGGCCCCGACGGTGGGCGCGGCGGTCCTGCGCTTCACCACCTGGCGCGGCATCTTCGTATTGCTGGCGGCCTATGGGGTGCTCCTGGGCGTGGCGATCCTGCGGTTCCTGCCGGAGACGCTGCCGGCCACGGCCCGGCGCACCGGCGGCCTGACAACGGTTTTGCGCGGCTTCGGCCGGCTCGCCGGCGACCGGCGCTACCTGGGGTACTCATTGGCCGGTGGGCTCAGCTTCGCGGGGCTGTTCGCCTACCTGTCCGGCAGCTCGTTCGTCCTGCAAGACGTCTTCGGAGTGTCGCCGCAGGTCTACGGCCTGATCTTCGGCCTGAACGCGATCGCCCTGGTCACTGCTGGACAGCTCTCGGCCCGAATCGTCGGCCGCCGTACGCCCCGCGCCCTGCTCTTCACCGCGCTGGTCATCGGACTCGGCGCGACCGCCGTGCTGCTCGCCGGCGCGGAGACCGGCAGCCTGCCCCTGGTGATGGCCACGCTGTTCCTGTTCATCGGCAGCCTCGGCGTCGTCTTCCCGAACAGCACCGCGCTCGCCCTCGACCAGCACCCCGAGATGGCCGGGACCGCCGCCGCCTTCATGGGCGCGACCCAGTCCGCCATCAGCGCCGTCGCCGGGCCGCTGGTCGCGGCACTGGGCGCGGCCAGCGGAGTGCCCATGGCCGCCGTGATGCTCGCCTTCGCCTTCGCCTCGCTCGTCGTCGTCTCGCTGCTGACCCGGGACCAGCTCCGGCCCGTCGCCGCCTGA
- the ruvX gene encoding Holliday junction resolvase RuvX — MTSPWVRGVRLGIDVGSVRVGVAKCDPDGILATPLITLARDSSVDVSVLDLAGIRSATVGVPADIAEIARLVTEHDSVEVVVGLPVNLAGMEGPAAKKVREYVRVLAEAIAPVPIVMADERMSTVTAARRLSDRGVKGKRQRAVVDQAAAVEILQHYLESRRRQG; from the coding sequence GTGACTTCTCCGTGGGTCCGGGGCGTACGCCTCGGCATCGACGTGGGTTCGGTACGCGTCGGGGTCGCCAAGTGCGACCCCGACGGCATTCTCGCCACCCCCCTCATCACCCTCGCCCGGGATTCCTCGGTCGACGTCTCGGTCCTCGACTTGGCCGGGATCCGGTCCGCCACTGTGGGCGTACCGGCTGATATCGCGGAGATCGCGCGTCTCGTGACTGAACATGACAGCGTAGAGGTTGTCGTGGGTTTACCAGTCAATCTTGCGGGCATGGAAGGTCCGGCCGCGAAAAAGGTTCGCGAATATGTCCGGGTTCTTGCCGAAGCCATCGCTCCTGTCCCAATTGTCATGGCGGACGAGAGGATGTCAACCGTTACGGCAGCCCGTAGGCTCTCCGATCGAGGCGTGAAGGGAAAACGCCAGCGAGCCGTCGTGGATCAGGCGGCCGCCGTAGAGATCCTGCAGCACTACCTGGAGAGTCGACGGAGGCAAGGATGA
- the alaS gene encoding alanine--tRNA ligase, whose translation MRTAEVKRRFLAHFEANGHTVVPSAPLPAIDDPNLLFINAGMVQFVPYFLGQQSAPFKRAVSVQKCIRTPDIDEVGKTSRHGTFFQMNGNFSFGDYFKAEAIKLSWELITNPIESGGFGIDPEKIWATVYLDDDESIEYWRNVGLPAERIVRRGKADNFWSMGIPGPCGPCSEIYVDRGPAYGQEGGPAVDEDRYMEIWNNVFMQFERGPGTDKENYPILGELPAKNIDTGMGLERMASIMQGVDNLYEIDEVRPLIDKACEMTGKRYNVTHTHTASESHPDDVRLRVIADHVRTALMLIGDGVTPSNEGRGYVLRRIMRRSIRAMRLLGWQEQALPQLLPVARDCMAPSYPELATDFERISQYAYAEEDAFLSTLRAGTTILDTAIAETKQASGATLAGDKAFQLHDTYGFPIDLTLEIAAEQGLSVDTDGFRALMAEQRKRAKADAQARKTGHADLSAYRGSLEAGGEVQFTGYAEIARESRVRSLLTPTGEALTVAGEGDLIELVLDTTPFYAEGGGQQADTGFITVGSGRVQVLDVQKPIPGLIVHKVKVLSGEVRAGEAGFAEIDITRRKAISRAHTATHLVHQTMRNFLGEAATQAGSLNAPGRLRFDFNTPGAVPGSVLVDVEQKINEVLLEDLEVRAFLTSQAEARAMGAMALFGEKYGDVVRVVEVGEYARELCGGTHTERSGQLGLVKILSESSIGSGVRRVEALVGLDAFSYLAKEHLLVSRLAELYRVPNDQVADRVEQTVAQLRDAERELEKMRAQMVLAGAASLAGAATDLGGIAFVGTEAPEGAGANDVRTLAQEVRGKIAADRPGVVAVAARANGKASLIVAVNGAARARGLDASALVKGALSGRGGGNADLAQGGGLPAEEAPKLLAAVENAVRQAA comes from the coding sequence ATGAGAACCGCCGAGGTCAAGCGCCGGTTCCTGGCCCACTTCGAGGCGAACGGTCACACGGTGGTGCCCAGCGCTCCGTTACCCGCCATCGACGACCCGAACCTGTTGTTCATCAACGCCGGCATGGTGCAGTTCGTGCCGTACTTCCTCGGCCAGCAGTCCGCGCCGTTCAAGCGCGCCGTCAGCGTCCAGAAGTGCATCCGGACGCCGGACATCGACGAGGTCGGCAAGACCAGCCGGCACGGCACGTTCTTCCAGATGAACGGGAACTTCTCGTTCGGGGACTACTTCAAGGCCGAGGCGATCAAGCTGTCGTGGGAGCTGATCACCAACCCGATCGAGTCCGGCGGGTTCGGCATCGACCCGGAGAAGATCTGGGCGACGGTCTACCTCGACGACGACGAGTCCATCGAATACTGGCGCAACGTCGGGCTGCCGGCTGAGCGGATCGTCCGCCGGGGCAAGGCCGACAACTTCTGGTCGATGGGCATCCCCGGTCCGTGCGGCCCCTGCTCGGAGATCTACGTCGACCGCGGCCCGGCGTACGGGCAGGAGGGCGGCCCCGCCGTCGACGAGGACCGCTACATGGAGATCTGGAACAACGTCTTCATGCAGTTCGAGCGCGGTCCGGGCACGGACAAGGAGAACTACCCGATCCTGGGCGAGCTGCCGGCGAAGAACATCGACACCGGCATGGGCCTGGAGCGGATGGCCTCGATCATGCAGGGCGTCGACAACCTCTACGAGATCGACGAGGTCCGCCCGCTGATCGACAAGGCGTGCGAGATGACCGGCAAGCGGTACAACGTCACGCATACGCACACGGCCAGCGAGTCGCACCCCGACGACGTCCGGCTGCGCGTCATCGCCGACCACGTCCGCACCGCGCTGATGCTGATCGGCGACGGCGTCACGCCGTCCAACGAGGGCCGGGGCTACGTGCTGCGCCGGATCATGCGGCGGTCCATCCGGGCGATGCGCCTGCTGGGCTGGCAGGAGCAGGCCCTGCCGCAGCTGCTGCCGGTGGCGCGGGACTGCATGGCCCCGTCCTACCCCGAGCTGGCCACCGACTTCGAGCGCATCTCGCAGTACGCGTACGCGGAGGAGGACGCGTTCCTGTCGACCCTGCGGGCCGGCACGACGATCCTCGACACCGCGATCGCGGAGACGAAGCAGGCCAGCGGCGCGACCCTGGCCGGGGACAAGGCGTTCCAGCTGCACGACACCTACGGCTTCCCGATCGACCTGACCCTGGAGATCGCGGCCGAGCAGGGCCTGTCGGTGGACACCGACGGCTTCCGGGCGCTGATGGCCGAGCAGCGTAAGCGGGCCAAGGCCGACGCCCAGGCCCGCAAGACCGGCCACGCCGACCTGTCGGCGTACCGGGGTTCGCTGGAGGCCGGCGGCGAGGTTCAGTTCACCGGATACGCCGAGATCGCCCGCGAGTCGCGCGTACGCAGTCTGCTGACGCCGACTGGTGAGGCGTTGACGGTGGCCGGCGAGGGCGACCTGATCGAGCTGGTGCTCGACACGACTCCGTTCTACGCCGAGGGCGGCGGCCAGCAGGCAGACACCGGGTTCATCACGGTCGGCTCAGGCCGGGTGCAGGTGCTGGACGTGCAGAAGCCGATCCCGGGCCTGATCGTCCACAAGGTCAAGGTGCTGTCCGGCGAGGTCCGGGCAGGTGAGGCCGGGTTCGCCGAGATCGACATCACCCGCCGCAAGGCGATCTCCCGGGCGCACACGGCGACTCACCTGGTGCACCAGACGATGCGCAACTTCCTCGGCGAGGCGGCGACCCAGGCCGGGTCGCTCAACGCGCCGGGCCGGCTCCGGTTCGACTTCAACACGCCGGGCGCGGTCCCGGGCAGCGTGCTGGTCGACGTCGAGCAGAAGATCAACGAGGTCCTGTTGGAGGATCTGGAGGTCCGGGCGTTCCTGACCTCGCAGGCCGAGGCGCGGGCGATGGGCGCGATGGCGTTGTTCGGCGAGAAGTACGGCGATGTCGTGCGGGTCGTCGAGGTCGGCGAGTACGCGCGGGAGCTGTGCGGTGGTACGCACACCGAGCGCTCCGGCCAGCTGGGCCTGGTGAAGATCCTCTCCGAGTCGTCCATCGGCTCCGGCGTACGCCGGGTGGAGGCGCTGGTCGGCCTGGACGCGTTCAGCTACCTGGCCAAGGAGCACCTGCTGGTGTCGCGGCTGGCAGAGCTGTACCGGGTGCCGAACGACCAGGTCGCCGACCGGGTCGAGCAGACGGTGGCGCAGCTGCGCGACGCCGAGCGCGAACTGGAGAAGATGCGGGCGCAGATGGTGCTGGCCGGGGCGGCGTCCCTGGCGGGCGCGGCGACCGACCTCGGCGGGATCGCGTTCGTCGGCACCGAGGCCCCTGAGGGCGCCGGCGCCAACGACGTACGCACCCTGGCCCAGGAGGTCCGCGGCAAGATCGCGGCCGATCGTCCCGGCGTGGTCGCTGTGGCGGCCCGCGCCAACGGCAAGGCGTCGCTGATCGTCGCGGTCAACGGGGCCGCCCGCGCTCGGGGCTTGGACGCGTCGGCACTGGTCAAGGGTGCGCTGTCGGGCCGCGGCGGCGGCAACGCCGACCTCGCCCAGGGCGGTGGCCTGCCCGCCGAGGAGGCGCCGAAGCTGCTGGCCGCCGTCGAGAACGCGGTACGGCAGGCCGCGTGA
- a CDS encoding VOC family protein, whose product MTDVSNEGIKTVLHPVSDLAAAKAVYTALLGIEPQADSEYYVGYDLAGQHIGLVPKGGPQSVASPVAYWHVSDIAAKLAEVTAAGGKVKDEPREVGPGRTVATFTDADGNVLGLLEDK is encoded by the coding sequence ATGACTGACGTGTCCAACGAGGGCATTAAGACCGTTCTGCACCCGGTGTCCGATCTCGCGGCCGCCAAGGCGGTCTACACCGCACTGCTCGGCATCGAGCCGCAGGCCGACTCGGAGTACTACGTCGGCTACGACCTCGCCGGCCAGCACATCGGACTGGTGCCGAAGGGCGGGCCGCAGTCCGTGGCGTCGCCGGTGGCGTACTGGCATGTCTCGGACATCGCCGCCAAGCTGGCCGAGGTGACCGCCGCGGGCGGGAAGGTGAAGGACGAGCCGCGCGAGGTCGGCCCGGGCCGCACGGTGGCCACGTTCACCGACGCCGACGGCAACGTGCTGGGCCTCCTCGAGGACAAGTAA
- the mltG gene encoding endolytic transglycosylase MltG, with the protein MIDDLNLDFEDHDRGRGRRRRTERWDSGAEHRRQDASQDQWQQQGGWAGSGAQARGGHEPRYDSDPRYDSDPRYDTGTQRGYDPRYDQDPRYAPDPRYAPDPRQDTGTQRGYDPRYAQDPRYDTGTQPGYAQDPRYDTGSQPGYDPRYDSEPRYEPDPRYDTGSRAYRKLDDRYDTGSRRGGFLEEGYDGDGPGLLPGGGDYRDDDDGGKRRPRKTKKKRRGRSFLALFMTLLLLGALGGGAYLAYDKVAGYFLTPDYDGAGTTETVMIEVKDGQLLGDIANTLVAADVVKSYKAFVSAAEEDPKAKNIQAGFYNMHKQMSGKAAVAAMLDPKTRNVKGVTITEGMITIQIYEKLSKELGIPVEDFKKAAANPKKFIPDWWFKRLDGKGVATGVSAIEGFLFPATYEFPPKVTAEQAIKIMTDHFLKVTGDMGFADAAKALGLSPYEALISASIGQAEVVKPADYPKVSRVLYNRVYKPGFDCKCLQIDSAVNYWLRVSGKVPKDSSQILAGEQHNPKDPYNTFDAPKFSGMPIGPISNPGEEALKGAIHPASGAWVFFVTIDKQGTMGYATTWNGHCQNINTAIKNGLQLEKC; encoded by the coding sequence ATGATCGACGACCTGAACCTCGATTTCGAGGATCATGATCGCGGTCGTGGCCGGCGCCGACGGACCGAGCGCTGGGACAGCGGCGCCGAGCACCGCCGGCAGGACGCGAGTCAAGACCAGTGGCAGCAGCAGGGTGGTTGGGCTGGTTCCGGCGCACAAGCGCGTGGTGGTCATGAGCCCCGGTACGACAGCGACCCCCGCTACGACAGCGATCCCCGGTACGACACGGGAACGCAGCGCGGCTACGACCCCCGCTACGACCAGGATCCGCGCTATGCGCCGGATCCGCGATACGCGCCAGACCCCCGTCAGGACACGGGAACGCAGCGTGGTTACGACCCGCGCTACGCGCAGGACCCCCGCTATGACACCGGTACGCAGCCCGGCTACGCGCAGGATCCCCGTTACGACACCGGTTCGCAGCCCGGCTACGACCCCCGTTACGACAGCGAACCCCGGTACGAGCCCGACCCCCGCTACGACACCGGTTCCCGGGCGTACCGCAAACTCGACGACCGGTACGACACCGGTTCCCGGCGCGGCGGGTTCCTCGAGGAGGGTTACGACGGGGACGGCCCCGGCCTCCTGCCCGGCGGCGGCGACTATCGCGACGATGACGACGGCGGCAAACGCCGTCCACGCAAGACCAAGAAGAAGCGGCGCGGCCGCAGCTTCCTCGCCCTCTTCATGACGCTGCTCCTGCTGGGCGCGCTCGGCGGCGGCGCCTACCTGGCGTACGACAAGGTCGCGGGCTACTTCCTGACGCCGGACTACGACGGCGCGGGCACCACCGAGACGGTGATGATCGAGGTCAAGGACGGCCAACTGCTCGGCGATATCGCCAACACGCTGGTGGCTGCAGACGTCGTGAAGAGCTACAAGGCATTCGTCTCGGCCGCCGAGGAGGACCCGAAGGCCAAGAACATCCAGGCCGGGTTCTACAACATGCACAAGCAGATGAGCGGCAAGGCCGCCGTCGCCGCGATGCTGGATCCCAAGACGCGCAACGTCAAGGGTGTCACCATCACCGAGGGCATGATCACGATCCAGATCTACGAGAAGCTCTCCAAGGAACTCGGCATCCCGGTGGAGGACTTCAAGAAGGCCGCGGCCAATCCCAAGAAGTTCATCCCGGACTGGTGGTTCAAGCGGCTGGACGGCAAGGGCGTCGCCACCGGCGTCAGCGCCATCGAGGGCTTCCTGTTCCCCGCGACCTACGAATTCCCGCCGAAGGTCACTGCGGAACAGGCCATCAAGATCATGACCGACCACTTCCTGAAGGTGACCGGGGACATGGGCTTCGCCGATGCGGCGAAGGCGCTCGGGCTGTCGCCCTACGAGGCGCTCATCTCCGCCTCGATCGGCCAAGCGGAGGTCGTCAAACCCGCGGACTACCCCAAGGTCTCGCGCGTGCTCTACAACCGCGTCTACAAGCCCGGCTTCGACTGCAAGTGCCTGCAGATCGACAGCGCGGTCAACTACTGGCTTCGGGTCAGCGGCAAGGTGCCGAAGGACTCCAGCCAGATCCTCGCCGGCGAGCAGCACAACCCGAAGGATCCGTACAACACCTTCGACGCGCCGAAGTTCTCCGGGATGCCGATCGGTCCGATCAGTAACCCGGGCGAGGAGGCGCTGAAGGGTGCGATCCATCCGGCGTCCGGGGCATGGGTCTTCTTCGTGACGATCGACAAGCAAGGCACCATGGGGTACGCCACGACCTGGAACGGCCACTGCCAAAACATCAACACAGCTATCAAGAACGGTCTACAACTCGAGAAGTGCTAG
- a CDS encoding shikimate dehydrogenase translates to MSAQRRAAVLGQPIEHSLSPVIHNAGYAAAGLGGWAYERIECSIDRLPGLIAGLGPEWAGLSLTMPLKEAGLAVADEVASTAAALGACNTLVRLPSGGWRAENTDAPGMVDALGWAGVTSAQRVAILGAGGTARAALAAAGELKAAVIEVHARRAAAVDELRPVAELLGLPDLAYAPWPSPARVAEADVVVSTLPFGVADDLVVPWRPETVVFDAVYKPWPTPLAGSAAAAGCRIVSGLDLLLAQAVHQFEMFTGVSAPVDAMRTALFASA, encoded by the coding sequence ATGTCAGCCCAGCGCAGGGCCGCCGTGCTCGGTCAGCCGATCGAGCACTCGCTGTCCCCGGTGATCCACAACGCCGGGTACGCCGCCGCCGGGCTCGGCGGGTGGGCGTACGAGCGGATCGAATGCTCGATCGATCGCCTGCCGGGGCTGATCGCGGGGCTGGGGCCGGAGTGGGCCGGCCTGTCGCTGACCATGCCGCTCAAGGAGGCCGGACTGGCGGTGGCCGACGAGGTCGCCTCGACCGCCGCTGCGCTCGGCGCCTGCAACACCCTGGTACGCCTGCCGTCCGGCGGCTGGCGTGCCGAGAACACCGACGCGCCCGGGATGGTGGACGCGTTGGGCTGGGCCGGTGTCACGAGCGCGCAGCGGGTCGCGATCCTCGGGGCCGGCGGCACCGCGCGGGCGGCGCTGGCCGCGGCAGGTGAGTTGAAGGCGGCCGTGATCGAGGTGCACGCCCGGCGCGCGGCTGCGGTCGACGAGCTTCGGCCGGTCGCCGAACTGCTCGGCCTCCCCGACCTCGCGTACGCACCCTGGCCGTCGCCGGCCCGGGTCGCCGAGGCTGACGTCGTGGTCTCGACACTGCCGTTCGGAGTCGCCGACGACCTGGTCGTGCCGTGGCGGCCGGAGACGGTCGTGTTCGACGCGGTCTACAAGCCTTGGCCGACCCCGTTGGCGGGATCGGCCGCGGCGGCGGGCTGCCGGATCGTGTCCGGCCTCGACCTGCTGCTGGCCCAGGCGGTGCATCAGTTCGAGATGTTCACCGGGGTGAGCGCACCCGTCGACGCAATGCGGACAGCTCTCTTCGCCTCCGCCTAG